A DNA window from Purpureocillium takamizusanense chromosome 9, complete sequence contains the following coding sequences:
- a CDS encoding uncharacterized protein (EggNog:ENOG503P2G2~TransMembrane:4 (i25-46o87-110i119-138o179-202i)), which produces MKVLLGKNKTYRLVPREWPPLHRRFISGAMIPELAVLIALLVIFGISQPDMYRTDMWQIGFDNKLNSNPNMILYAYANHRPLPKVPLIWSLLLTNFNVAISVVSLFFLLAKLIANIMKLYYPIVAVFVNLPLIALYSVSVYGQVGPDHADARYPAPAAWYFRKGCDLARPYGKYRACQIAQASLGVTLVMLVLYLINLGFALHAMWPNKENDIVDEDEEDHASATSVDYKERGNWEMNGIKSPASAYASPFTPRTQAFHTLDRQLPLHQQQDARRYA; this is translated from the exons ATGAaggtcctcctcggcaaAAACAAGACCTACCGGCTCGTCCCCCGGGAATGGCCTCCCCTGCACAGGCGCTTCATCTCTGGGGCCATGATCCCCGAGCTGGCCGTCCTCATTGCCCTGCTCGTCATCTTTGGCATCTCCCAGCCCGACATGTACCGCACCGACATGTGGCAGATTGGCTTCGACAACAAGCTCAACTCCAACCCCAACATGATTCTTTACGCATACGCCAACCACCGCCCGCTACCCAAGGTGCCGCTCATATGGTCGCTCTT GTTGACAAACTTCAACGTCGCCATCTCCGTCGTctcgctcttcttcctcctcgccaagctcatcgccaacatCATGAAGCTCTACTACCCaatcgtcgccgtcttcgtcaacCTGCCCCTCATCGCACTCTACAGCGTCAGCGTCTACGGACAGGTCGGCCCCGaccacgccgacgcgcggTACCCGGCTCCCGCGGCCTGGTACTTCCGCAAGGGCTGCGACTTGGCCAGGCCGTATGGCAAGTACCGCGCGTGCCAGATCGCGCAGGCGTCGCTCGGCGTCACCCTCGTCATGCT CGTCCTGTACCTCATCAACCTTGGCTTCGCCCTGCACGCCATGTGGCCCAACAAGGAAAACGacattgtcgacgaggacgaggaggaccacGCTTCGGCTACCTCTGTCGACTACAAGGAGAGGGGCAACTGGGAAATGAACGGCATCAAGTCCCCCGCCAGCGCGTACGCCTCGCCCTTTACGCCCAGGACGCAGGCGTTCCACACCCTCGACCgacagctgccgctgcatcagcagcaggacgcgcGCAGGTACGCGTga
- a CDS encoding uncharacterized protein (EggNog:ENOG503NVPC~COG:T) — MQPPGKSGTCHSHSSVPPPSIPSSSSVSTTSHDTATFSRSSTCHPALDVEASLSSCSTAYDHVAEALGTDQGRWADRPRYSSSFAEPWVHATDAPGQSGPSNSPTRLSTPNTSSWRPRGVVSPRARDLYDPARRPEPPRHTQSFKRTSRQAGRTADHAMDQAPIKKARIGSSPPRKFEIPPSATGPPPPPSRLHREGSFSPLFFSHAPSRHLGRPPSATASEIAATMMLRDRGDPLGGVTTVKLPRASVSSASPALSGSTPGSLSSSIDMSMPSASTDTRNIPTNLQSVQAIGALELVEHDERPTFLVDLANLANVNKPSINILYINSSLRTCPEIYNLVAVDPEGPVFDDNFDRFRTWVYATSRSSGDGLYLSLPYHEYGGITWTSTTLRQRFRFVSGNVTPIASRQVSPMPLAEEPPPMDAVASALAPSIPVSPMDDVVDPPDYFGDAAPEQTRGNVASLGAIQSKLDNQAGPVHPDAFTNQVLQVQPSKVLFDWTRVPITDNLNEHIKFAKSVDWASTPLGPMSDWAYDLRAMSNLVMGSPHPAAMYWGPDLVCIYNEAYVELAGGKHPQLMGMKYIDAWSEIWPEIEPIFKSALEAGQATMKHDNHLFIRRDGFLEETFFSWAIVPLVGVDGEVVGLYNPAFENTLRRVNDRRMLTLREIGERIATATTVSGFWPQVQKGLEYNDYDVPFSLIYSVKEDAESDVSSLHSGSLIHSPQVILEGSPGAPEGHPAAPAQLDLRSSEEGFAPYMRQCMAGGGVPVVLSESDGTLPTDLLQGIKWRGFGDPCTTIVVFPVVPTTTKEAVTGFIILGVNPRRPYNDNYKLFIHLLSRQLATSMASVVLFEEEIRRGQRAARLAALDRQELSMQLHLRTQEANESEYRFTRMAEYAPVGMFIADAQGHINYCNDMWWQISRHSRYDDTELAWMNSVRDEDRSSLEAAWKKLLEERVTISVEFRFKHSQRNGDHTIDTWVLMSAFPEKALDGSLKSIFGCITDISSQKWAEKVQNGRREEAVEMKRQQENFIDITSHEMRNPLSAILQCADQITNNISVFTAHEVKGQVEKLLENCLDAANTINLCASHQKRIVDDILTLSKLDSNLLAVTPVDEQPIKVVARALKMFESELLAHDIELEFQVDSSFERHGVEWAKLDPSRLRQIFINLMTNAIKFTQGREQRNIKVSMSASKDISEITSKGVQYLDRNDIQRTAGMDIDEQEWGKGERINIHCAVEDTGPGLREDELKLLFQRFQQATPRTHVQYGGSGLGLFISRILTEMQGGQIGVTSSKGVGSKFNFYIQSRKSLNPPSGFEQVSAFRIGRKVQVPTNAAPQMKDTPSNSPARGTTCSEGRPLFDVLIVEDNIVNQKVLQRQLRNCGNNTFVANHGREALDTLQKSRFWAGKEDKGVDISIILMDLEMPVMDGMTCARKIRELEKKGTIVRHIPIIAVTAYARPEQIENAKAAGIDYVISKPFRIPELMPRIEELVGKYENLSISPEP, encoded by the exons ATGCAGCCGCCAGGCAAAAGTGGTACATGCCACTCCCACTCTTCtgtccctcctccttccataccctcttcttcgtctgtCTCAACAACGTCCCACGATACAGCCACGTTTtctcgcagcagcacctgcCACCCTGCCCTGGACGTCGAGGCTTCACTCTCGTCCTGCTCCACGGCGTACGACCACGTCGCAGAAGCGCTTGGGACCGACCAGGGCCGCTGGGCAGACCGCCCGCGCTATTCCAGCAGCTTTGCCGAGCCATGGGTGCATGCGACTGATGCTCCCGGACAATCTGGTCCGTCGAACTCGCCGACTCGTCTTTCAACTCCAAACACCTCCTCTTGGCGACCCAGAGGCGTGGTCTCGCCCCGTGCTCGTGACCTATACGAcccggctcgtcgtccagaACCGCCGCGTCACACCCAGTCTTTCAAGCGCACCTCCCGACAAGCCGGCAGGACAGCCGACCACGCGATGGATCAGGCCCCAATCAAGAAAGCTCGGATAGGGTCTTCGCCGCCAAGAAAATTTGAGATCCCGCCCTCAGCAACtgggccgcctccgccgccttcgcgGCTGCACCGCGAGGGGTCCTTCTCGCCATTGTTCTTCTCTCACGCCCCTTCGAGGCACCTGGGCCGCCCTCCCAGTGCTACCGCATCCGAGATCGCTGCCACCATGATGCTGCGCGATCGCGGTGACCCATTGGGCGGCGTGACGACGGTCAAACTGCCGAGAGCCAGCGTCAGCTCCGCGAGCCCAGCCTTGTCAGGCAGCACTCCAGGAAGCCTGAGCTCGTCTATCGACATGTCAATGCCTTCTGCAAGCACGGACACGAGAAACATACCCACGAACTTGCAGTCTGTCCAAGCAATAGGCGCACtggagcttgtcgagcaTGACGAGCGCCCCACGTTCCTCGTCGACTTGGCCAACTTAGCCAACGTCAACAAACCCAGCATCAACATACTGTACATCAACAGCTCTTTGCGGACATGCCCGGAAATATACAATCTGGTCGCCGTGGACCCAGAAGGCCCCGTATTCGACGACAATTTCGATCGCTTCCGAACTTGGGTATACGCCACCTCCAgaagcagcggcgacggtctCTACCTCTCTCTGCCTTACCACGAATACGGAGGCATAACTTGGACATCCACGACGCTGCGGCAACGCTTTCGCTTTGTTAGTGGCAACGTTACGCCAATTGCATCGCGACAGGTTTCGCCGATGCCTCTCGCGGAGGAACCTCCCCCCATGGACGCCGTGGCCTCTGCTCTTGCTCCCTCGATTCCCGTCTCGCCTATGGATGATGTGGTTGATCCTCCCGATTACTTTGGTGACGCCGCGCCCGAGCAGACGCGGGGAAACGTGGCAAGTCTAGGCGCAATACAGAGCAAACTCGACAACCAAGCTGGCCCAGTTCACCCCGACGCCTTTACCAACCAGGTACTCCAGGTCCAGCCCAGCAAGGTTCTTTTCGATTGGACGAGGGTCCCCATCACGGACAACTTGAATGAACACATCAAATTCGCCAAGTCTGTTGACTGGGCTTCGACACCACTCGGACCCATGTCGGACTGGGCGTATGATTTGCGGGCCATGTCCAATCTGGTCATGGGCAGCCCGCACCCCGCGGCTATGTACTGGGGTCCCGACCTCGTCTGCATCTATAATGAGGCTTAcgtcgagctggctggcggtaAGCACCCACAGCTCATGGGCATGAAATACATCGACGCCTGGTCCGAGATCTGGCCGGAGATCGAACCAATCTTCAAGAGCGCCTTGGAGGCCGGTCAGGCAACCATGAAGCACGATAACCACCTCTTCATCCGGCGTGATGGGTTTCTAGAGGAAACCTTCTTCTCTTGGGCCATTGTGCCGCTGGTCGGTGTTGATGGCGAGGTGGTGGGCCTGTACAATCCTGCGTTCGAAAACACACTTCGGAGAGTCAACGACAGGCGGATGCTCACTCTACGAGAAATAGGCGAAAGGATCGCGACGGCCACAACGGTTAGTGGATTCTGGCCCCAAGTGCAAAAAGGTCTCGAGTACAACGACTACGACGTGCCATTCAGCTTGATTTACTCTGTCAAGGAGGACGCCGAGAGCGATGTCTCGTCACTACACTCTGGGAGTCTCATACACTCTCCTCAAGTAATCTTGGAAGGCTCTCCCGGCGCACCAGAAGGTCACcccgcagcgccagcacaaCTTGACCTGCGATCGTCTGAGGAAGGCTTTGCCCCATACATGAGACAATGTATGGCAGGAGGGGGAGTGCCCGTGGTCCTTTCGGAGAGCGATGGGACTTTACCCACGGATCTACTACAAGGAATCAAGTGGCGAGGCTTTGGCGACCCATGCACGACAATAGTCGTCTTCCCGGTGGTGCCAACTACCACCAAAGAGGCTGTCACCGGTTTTATAATCCTCGGCGTGAATCCTAGACGGCCGTACAACGATAACTACAAGCTCTTCATCCATCTACTCTCTCGTCAGCTAGCCACATCCATGGCGTCTGTGGTGTTATTCGAGGAGGAAATTCGACGAGGTCAGCGAGCGGCCCGGCTCGCAGCGCTGGATCGTCAGGAGCTTTCGATGCAGCTACATCTGCGTACGCAAGAAGCAAACGAGAGCGAGTACAGGTTCACGCGCATGGCTGAGTACGCACCGGTCGGAATGTTCATTGCGGACGCCCAAGGCCATATCAACTACTGTAACGATATGTGGTGGCAAATCTCGAGACACTCTCGCTACGATGATACCGAGCTGGCCTGGATGAACAGCGTACGAGATGAGGACAGGTCATCGTTGGAAGCTGCTTGGAAAAAGCTTCTCGAGGAGCGGGTGACGATATCGGTCGAGTTTCGTTTCAAGCACAGCCAGCGAAATGGTGACCATACCATCGACACGTGGGTTCTCATGAGCGCTTTTCCCGAAAAGGCCCTAGATGGGAGCCTCAAATCCATCTTCGGGTGCATCACGGACATCTCGTCACAGAAGTGGGCAGAAAAGGTCCAAAACGGGCGCCGAGAAGAGGCAGTCGAGATGAAGCGCCAGCAAGAGAACTTCATCGACATCACCAGCCACGAAATGCGCAATCCCCTTTCCGCGATCCTACAATGTGCGGATCAAATCACCAACAACATTTCGGTCTTTACGGCGCACGAGGTAAAGGGGCAAGTGGAGAAGCTTCTAGAGAACTGTTTGGACGCGGCCAATACCATAAATCTCTGCGCGAGCCATCAGAAACGCATTGTCGATGACATCCTCACACTGTCCAAGCTCGATTCAAACCTGCTCGCCGTAACTCCTGTCGATGAACAGCCCATCAAGGTGGTTGCGCGCGCTCTAAAAATGTTCGAGTCCGAGCTGCTGGCTCACGACATTGAGCTTGAGTTTCAAGTGGATTCGAGTTTCGAAAGGCATGGCGTTGAGTGGGCCAAGCTGGATCCGTCTCGATTACGGCAAATTTTCATCAACCTTATGACCAACGCAATCAAGTTCACGCAGGGGCGGGAGCAACGGAACATCAAGGTATCAATGAGTGCATCGAAGGACATTAGCGAGATCACCAGCAAGGGGGTGCAATACCTGGACAGAAACGACATCCAGAGGACTGCAGGGATGGACATTGACGAGCAGGAATGGGGGAAAGGCGAACGGATCAACATTCACTGCGCTGTCGAGGACACGGGGCCCGGTCTTCGCGAGGATGAGCTGAAGCTCTTGTTCCAACGATTCCAGCAGGCGACACCGCGGACGCATGTGCAATACGGTGGCTCCGGCCTTGGCCTGTTCATATCCAGGATCCTGACTGAAATGCAGGGAGGTCAGATCGGCGTGACGTCGTCCAAGGGTGTTGGGAGCAAGTTCAACTTCTACATACAGAGTCGAAAAAGCCTGAACCCGCCATCGGGCTTCGAGCAGGTTTCTGCCTTCAGGATCGGGCGCAAGGTACAGGTACCGACGAATGCAGCCCCCCAAATGAAGGACACGCCATCCAACTCCCCAGCACGCGGGACCACTTGTTCGGAAGGCCGACCGCTTTTCGATGTTCTCATCGTTGAAGACAACATCGTGAACCAAAAGGTTCTGCAAAGGCAGCTACGAAACTGTGGCAACAACACTTTTGTTGCCAATCACGGCCGCGAGGCACTCGATACCCTGCAGAAGTCAAGATTCTGGGCCGGCAAGGAGGACAAGGGCGTCGATATCTCCATAATCTTGATGGACCTCGAGATGCCAGTCATGGACGGCATGACGTGCGCGAGGAAGATTCGCGAACTTGAGAAGAAAGGTACCATTGTGCGGCATATACCCATCATTGCGGTGACAGCCTATGCGCGCCCAGAGCAGATTGAGAACGCCAAGGCCGCGGGGATT GATTATGTCATTTCCAAGCCATTCCGCATACCAGAATTAATGCCGAGAATCGAGGAGCTGGTTGGCAAGTACGAGAATCTCTCGATATCTCCTGAACCATGA
- a CDS encoding uncharacterized protein (COG:S~EggNog:ENOG503Q3CY) encodes MAEEQKPVVDVPEVPKEETTPAVVEPVTAAAPDTAAPAATETTAEPTSAEATEAPKTDDKKDEVKPVEEGHLGHKAQGASFPKNLIPSKEFFFFGSDAVEPKSLAHYQKTEKSTETAHHNIAWASHTGLGLLFVGDKKAPHSVINLADATEPEVDGANKFHFTSKGNKHSFKAASSTERDGWVAQLKLKIAEAKELAATVTESDAFKKTVEGFKPAPVVVKEDKPAEEPVKADETKADEPAKEGEAAPKEESKEEEPKRRSASRKRASFFGFGKKEEKKEETKAEDAPVALETAPETEAPKVEETPAPVAETAPTEDKAAEEAAPAESPKEKPAASKRNSFFGNVFSKKEKKTAETVKPTEEAAEAPKEADVPATDATAPVIPPVESTTPLAVDVSSPATVPTETVEAPATNGEAKKEAKEKRKSSLPFAFGKREKSPSPVDGEEKSGKSAFSKLRATIKGKGAAKAEEKPAEEAAKDATAEEPAKEVAAADVVAKEEAPVAEAPKAVEPEAENKPENVASSTPAVTAAA; translated from the exons ATGGCCGAAGAACAGAAGCCCGTCGTGGACGTCCCCGAGGTCCCCAAGGAGGAGACGACTCCCGCCGTCGTGGagcccgtcaccgccgccgcccccgacacggctgctcccgccgctaccgagacgacggccgagcCCACGTCTGCTGAGGCCACCGAGGCCCCCAAGACGGACGACAAGAAGGATGAGgtcaagcccgtcgaggagggccaCCTGGGCCACAAGGCCCAGGGCGCCAGCTTCCCCAA GAACCTGATCCCCAGCAAGGagttcttcttcttcggctcCGACGCTGTCGAGCCCAAGTCTCTGGCCCATTACCAAAAGACGGAGAAGTCGACCGAGACAGCTCACCACAACATTGCTTGGGCTTCCCACACCGGACTGGGCCTTCTCTTTGTCGGCGACAAGAAGGCCCCCCACAGCGTCATCAACCTG GCCGATGCCACCGAgcccgaggtcgacggcgccaacaaGTTCCACTTCACTTCCAAGGGCAACAAGCACAGCTTCAAGGCCGCCTCTTCCACCGAGCGTGACGGCTGGGTCGCCCAGCTGAAGCTCAAGattgccgaggccaaggagctcgccgccaccgtcaccgagTCCGACGCCTTCAAGAAGACCGTCGAGGGCTTCAAGCCTGCTCCCGTCGTTGTCAAGGAGGACAAGCCCGCTGAGGAGCCCGTCAAGGCCGATGAgaccaaggccgacgagcccgccaaGGAGGGTGAGGCTGCCCCCAAGGAGGAGtccaaggaagaggagccCAAGCGTCGCTCTGCTAGCCGGAAGCGCGCCTCTTTCTTCGGCTTtggcaagaaggaggagaagaaggaggagaccAAGGCGGAGGACGCCCCTGTCGCCCTTGAGACTGCCCCTGAGACTGAGGCTCCCAAGGTTGAGGAGACCCCTgctcccgtcgccgagacTGCGCCCaccgaggacaaggccgccgaggaggctgcCCCTGCCGAGAGCCCCAAGGAGAAGCCTGCTGCTTCCAAGCGCAACAGCTTCTTCGGCAATGTCTTCTcaaagaaggagaagaagactgCTGAGACGGTCAAGCCCACCGAGGAGGCTGCCGAGGCTCCCAAGGAGGCTGACGTTCCCGCCACCGATGCCACCGCCCCCGTCATTCCTCCCGTTGAGTCGACGACCCCTCTCGCTGTGGATGTCTCCAGCCCCGCCACGGTCCCTAccgagacggtcgaggcCCCTGCCACTAACGGtgaggccaagaaggaggccaaggagaagcgcAAGTCGTCTCTTCCCTTCGCCTTCGGCAAGCGCGAGAagtccccctcccccgtcgacggcgaggagaagTCCGGCAAGAGTGCGTTCTCCAAGCTCCGTGCTACtatcaagggcaagggcgccgccaaggccgaggagaagcccgccgaggaagccgccAAGGatgccaccgccgaggagcccgctaaggaggtcgccgccgccgacgtggttgccaaggaggaggctcccgtcgccgaggcccccAAGGCTGTTGAGCCTGAGGCTGAGAACAAGCCCGAGAacgtcgcctcctcgactCCCGCTGTCACCGCTGCTGCCTAG
- a CDS encoding uncharacterized protein (EggNog:ENOG503P7SE), which produces MSFEALASEYDKMVDQYCAPRPDLVSFLKGGREFNGGFLIFRDSLLSGRFDGEQSDEWDPDENKLAQVLNTVDIGGLVSQSLFAQGARAVLSAATTSTQSWSALTHSAKIWDVFAGAFSTDGPASVFIATTPEYTIGEFRDLVTRDPYGLSTNESLAGWFEKAMTAEKHIYLSIQSLHTLLLKKPNHIPRLGRFSQDIVEYTLLLKDVKSLHLSNQFTSAPQLQLFRPSASFAILERCNTLKVLHFHKVPFLDRRLLAIILRACPKVEMLGVYECPLVHFGDIICLLDLIHEINLDRRADGQPTITALDLCPEFHGGMTSNNPHRAEAYGLSWAPMCVEIAQRGTFCLVLKAFMKAKAMKLGLLFSKEGALLSFLFKLPHQDLAMATFLDACHRLVDQHKRKSKGENAQMQLLYDLLKPVRVGLERVRNDWSRYYIERMGKSFCFCCSCGCEMVPEFFTSITRQNPAHARSCAGCLLQIKLDMDRGQLRPEKRGILDNLFPDWQMRTYNKDAPFAAASRSVIKLKTTESFRRPDQINSLIRDGKLPLDSLQNLPSLSGLLNGPGSKKPWLLARHEANGLDVYSRVLWRLRNECVTVNEKGNHYPRFDDRLPDHVHECQLPNHGTSFARCRSLADIQRMRNKGEREDGKASGWASYPAADDTGFW; this is translated from the exons ATGTCATTTGAAGCGTTGGCGTCCGAGTACGACAAAATGGTGGACCAGTACTGCGCTCCCCGACCGGACCTTGTCTCATTCCTTAAAGGAGGCCGCGAGTTCAACGGT GGTTTTCTGATCTTTCGAGATTCTCTTCTGTCGGGAcgcttcgacggcgagcagtcCGACGAATGGGACCCGGACGAAAACAAACTCGCACAGGTGCTCAACACAGTTGACATTGGCGGCCTCGTGTCCCAATCCTTGTTCGCACAGGGAGCCAGAGCAGTACTTTCCGCAGCCACTACCTCGACTCAATCGTGGTCTGCCCTCACTCACAGTGCA AAAATATGGGATGTCTTCGCCGGGGCATTCTCTACAGACGGGCCTGCCAGTGTCTTCATTGCCACGACGCCAGAATACACCATTGGCGAGTTCCGTGACCTTGTGACACGCGATCCCTACGGTCTAAGCACGAATGAGTCCCTTGCGGGTTGGTTCGAGAAGGCAATGACGGCGGAAAAGCACATATATCTTTCTATCCAGTCCCTACACACCCTCCTGCTTAAGAAGCCGAACCATATCCCGCGGCTTGGACGTTTCTCACAGGACATTGTGGAATACACCCTGCTCTTGAAGGACGTTAAGAGCCTTCATTTGTCCAACCAGTTCACGTCGGCTCCTCAACTGCAATTGTTCAGGCCCTCGGCAAGCTTCGCC ATCCTGGAGCGCTGCAATACGTTGAAAGTCTTGCACTTCCACAAGGTTCCATTTCTggaccgccgcctgctggccaTTATTCTCAGAGCTTGCCCGAAGGTCGAAATGCTCGGTGTATACGAATGCCCTCTGGTCCACTTTGGCGATATTATCTGTCTCCTCGATCTGATTCATGAAATCAACCTGGACAGGCgtgccgacggccagcccaCCATCACGGCGCTGGACCTCTGCCCCGAGTTCCACGGAGGAATGACCTCGAACAATCCCCATCGGGCAGAAGCATATGGACTCAGCTGGGCCCCTATGTGCGTCGAGATTGCTCAACGTGGCACCTTCTGCCTCGTTCTGAAGGCCTTCATGAAGGCAAAGGCCATGAAACTGGGCCTTCTCTTCTCCAAGGAGGGAGCACTGCTGAGCTTCCTGTTCAAATTGCCGCATCAGGATCTTGCGATGGCGACTTTTCTCGACGCCTGCCATCGACTCGTGGACCAGCACAAACGCAAATCCAAGGGTGAGAATGCGCAGATGCAGCTCCTTTACGACCTTCTGAAACCGGTTCGGGTTGGTCTGGAAAGGGTGCGAAACGACTGGTCCCGCTACTACATTGAACGCATGGGCAAGTCGTTTTGCTTCTGCTGTTCATGTGGATGCGAGATGGTCCCAGAGTTCTTTACAAGCATAACACGACAGAACCCGGCACACGCCCGCTCTTGCGCTGGATGCCTCCTGCAAATCAAGCTCGACATGGATCGTGGCCAGCTGCGCCCTGAGAAGAGAGGAATTCTCGACAATCTCTTCCCAGACTGGCAGATGCGCACCTACAACAAAGATGCGCCCTTcgccgcggcatcgcgaAGCGTGATCAAATTGAAGACTACTGAGTCGTTTCGACGGCCGGACCAGATCAACAGCCTCATTCGAGACGGGAAACTACCATTGGACTCGCTCCAGAACCTCCCATCGCTGTCGGGTCTCCTTAACGGACCAGGGTCAAAGAAGCCATGGCTTCTCGCCAGACACGAGGCGAATGGACTTGACGTGTACTCTCGCGTCCTTTGGAGACTTCGAAATGAATGCGTTACAGTGAACGAAAAGGGCAATCACTACCCGCGATTCGACGATCGACTGCCGGATCATGTCCATGAATGCCAACTCCCCAACCACGGCACCTCCTTCGCCCGGTGCCGGAGCCTGGCGGACATCCAGCGAATGCGCAACAAGGGCGAACGTGAAGACGGTAAGGCCAGCGGCTGGGCTTCTTACCcagcggccgacgacacAGGCTTCTGGTGA
- a CDS encoding uncharacterized protein (COG:J~EggNog:ENOG503Q3HB), whose protein sequence is MISLLRTLALPARLLGGACQTTVVGALAGKTTAPFLFGGGGANTAAGGWLAPSVAKTIGGGVMQQQQTRGMKVHSSVKKRCEHCKVVRRKAGKRHNGYLYIICKANPRHKQRQS, encoded by the exons ATGATTTCCTTATTACGGACGCTGGCGCTTCCCGCGCGGCTTCTCGGCGGAGCGTGCCAGACGACTGTCGTCGGAGCGCTCGCGGGCAAgaccacggcgccgttcctgttcggcggcggcggcgccaacacGGCAGCGGGGGGCTGGCTCGCGCCATCCGTCGCGAAGACGATTGGCGGCGGGgtgatgcagcagcagcagacgagGGGGATGAAGGTGCACAGCTCGGTGAAGAAGCGTTGCGAGCACTGCAAG GTCGTTCGACGAAAGGCCGGGAAGCGACATAACGGATACCTGTACATTATCTGCAAGGCGAACCCGAGGCACAAGCAGCGCCAGAGCTGA
- a CDS encoding uncharacterized protein (COG:S~EggNog:ENOG503P6SZ), with protein sequence MLRTFSTRRRLGGALSLDHFLQRTRVLAFYRTVLRGTGHIADARTRAETRRYVRDEFERHRNVTDIAHIRYLLSTGKTEWESMERYIGGM encoded by the exons ATGTTGCGCACCTTTtccacgcggcggcgcctcggagGCGCTCTAAGCCTTGATCAC TTCCTCCAGCGCACCCGCGTACTCGCCTTCTACCGCACCGTCCTGCGCGGCACGGGAcacatcgccgacgccaggaCCCGCGCCGAGACGCGTCGCTACGTCCGCGACGAGTTCGAGCGGCACCGCAACGTCACCGACATT GCTCACATACGCTACCTCCTATCGACGGGCAAGACCGAATGGGAGAGCATGGAGAGGTATATCGGGGGTATGTAG
- a CDS encoding N-terminal L-serine N(alpha)-acetyltransferase NatD (COG:S~EggNog:ENOG503P2IQ): MPCAALVQREAMADTSAEACDRPAARVPTRRKPRDAIATAHGKANDEFLKEFVLSSNSDRWPTWRHPKTGGEYMLSILQPRDMTDGELDACFDLVEKTSGDDYRSSSVGWHPVAKKKEMRLPDLRYILVKDRDEQVRGFTSMMPTYEDGEPVVYCYEIHLEDELQGTGLGKQLMGYLMAAAEGIPSIGKAMLTCFASNARARAFYEGLGFGLDESSPRERRLRGGKVVVPDYVILSRRTARARARGGGGGPVAGDGNTVGEKDGVAGR, translated from the exons ATGCCCtgcgcggcgctcgtccAGCGGGAAGCAATGGCGGAcacgtcggccgaggcgtgcGACagaccggcggcgagggtgccgaCGCGCCGCAAGCCGCGAGATGCCATAGCAACGGCCCACGGCAAGGCCAACGACGAGTTTCTCAAAGAATTCGTCCTATCAAG CAACAGTGACCGCTGGCCGACTTGGCGGCATCcaaagacgggcggcgagtaTATGCTCAGCATCTTGCAGCCGCGGGACATGACCGACGGGGAGCTGGATGCCTGCTTTGACCTGGTAGAAAAGACAAGCGGCGACGACTACCGCAGCTCCTCGGTCGGGTGGCATCCggtggccaagaagaaggagatgcGTCTGCCGGATCTGCGGTACATTCTCGTCAAGGACCGTGACGAGCAGGTCCGCGGCTTCacgtcgatgatgccgacgtACGAGGACGGCGAACCGGTGGTGTATTGCTACGAGATCcacctcgaggacgagctgcaaGG CACGGGCCTAGGGAAGCAGCTCATGGGCTAcctcatggcggcggcggaaggcATTCCGTCGATTGGAAAGGCGATGCTGACGTGCTTCGCAAGCAatgcgcgcgcgagggcctTTTACGAGGGCCTCGGGTTCGGGCTGgacgagtcgtcgccgcgggagAGGAGGCTGAGGGGCGGCAAGGTGGTGGTTCCCGACTATGTCATCTTGAGccgcaggacggcgcgggcgagggcgcggggcggcggcggcgggcccgtcgCTGGGGACGGGAACACAGTCGGCGAAAAGGATGGCGTTGCGGGACGTTGA